In one Siniperca chuatsi isolate FFG_IHB_CAS linkage group LG14, ASM2008510v1, whole genome shotgun sequence genomic region, the following are encoded:
- the mpzl1l gene encoding myelin protein zero-like 1 like, giving the protein MEPKWSNTICKRVLLTGFTLCIVLVTKPTSAIDIYAHPEVTVQNGTTGTLRCTFKSNTVVSSSTSVTWSFQSSQPDNQFSKAPYVIFYFSNGKGFPGHDEFKDRVQFIGDINKRDVSIQLGPAQFNDNGTFFCDVKNPPDVTGTPARTELKVVLKESLPQNKTAVIVGAVCGALFLLVLITVSACIVMRVLHTRHDYEGCTSLESVSSQAPKPRKKVESGLEGSRSTSPSGPLQGPVIYAQLDHSGSKNSFHKMEPVVYADIRKN; this is encoded by the exons TCACAAAACCTACATCGGCAATCGACATATACGCCCACCCTGAAGTGACGGTGCAGAACGGGACAACAGGAACACTTCGATGCACGTTTAAATCCAATACAGTGGTCAGCAGCTCCACCTCAGTGACCTGGAGTTTTCAGTCGAGTCAGCCTGACAATCAGTTCTCCAAAGCTCCATACGTG attttctacttttctaaTGGGAAAGGATTCCCGGGACATGATGAGTTCAAGGACAGAGTGCAGTTTATTGGAGATATAAACAAGAGGGACGTCTCGATACAGCTGGGTCCGGCTCAGTTCAACGACAACGGTACCTTCTTCTGTGACGTGAAGAACCCACCCGACGTGACGGGAACACCGGCTCGAACAGAGCTCAAGGTCGTTCTGAAAG AATCTCTTCCTCAGAACAAAACCGCCGTTATAGTCGGAGCAGTTTGTGGAGCTTTATTTCTGCTCGTCCTCATCACTGTATCTGCCTGCATTGTCATGAGGGTGCTTCACACCCGCCATGATTATGAAGG ATGTACGTCCTTGGAAAGTGTGAGCTCTCAGGCTCCGAAGCCACGAAAGAAGGTGGAGTCCGGCCTGGAGGGCTCCAGGTCTACCAGTCCCTCGGGTCCACTACAG GGCCCGGTGATATACGCCCAGTTGGATCACTCAGGCAGCAAAAACTCATTCCATAAGATGGAGCCAGTGGTCTACGCTGACATTCGTAAAAACTGA
- the lrrc32 gene encoding transforming growth factor beta activator LRRC32 isoform X1 has protein sequence MDLVLGSLGLDCGTRCCSLDSTEAKSKDTMAAFQLLFPLLASCVAASSPPSRHLPPCQVVQMDVFCSNLSLRSAPVNLPRGVQMLDLSRNQVQNLTRETLAYHTGFHHLNLHSNKIHFIQPGLFKDMTDLKVLDLSRNHLNVFSLSKINIGPLTAVESLDLSSNGLYTGMSDYFLADSPSLANLSLNSNSITKIAQNTFSGALSLTKISLHNNVILEIEDGAFDSLDRLTELDLSKNSITCITDFNLCNLKVLNLSKNSMELFQSTRSTDLYKLLRLDLSENKMLYFPLLPRKNMLEYLDVSRNQLQSINVTGNPEKNTNVFLNDLRYLDMSYNQLKSIPESFFYCMGSLEVLNVSNNCIGSFSITDERLLQTVKIINLSYNSLQSLTFGENALQSLEKLFLQGNDLTTLDHQIFQRLPSIKHLQLQQNNLEICALDQNHRGPPDCVSFSSIPNLQFLYLSENNLRTLPANAFANTPLKLLDLSLNPGLDMDKDSLSGLEYSLVHLLLRENNISSLNTDLSSLRSLKDVDLSTNHLTILPMWIKESSIESLNLQNNNLVTLEYSTMLALEHSLKTLYMGSNPLSCCSNLGFLHMVQHSAVVVPDIETVTCVHEEYSEPVNIEKVTQEMCHRSGIHNYIIVVVVIALLVMILLGLLVRCCHTRKRKHNRSFSA, from the exons ATGGATTTGGTTTTGGGAAGCCTTGGACTGGACTGTGGGACCAGATGCTGCTCGTTGGA CTCTACTGAAGCAAAAAGTAAAGA CACCATGGCCGCTTTCCAGCTGCTCTTCCCGCTGTTGGCCAGCTGCGTGGCGgcatcctctcctccttcccgCCACCTCCCTCCATGCCAAGTT GTCCAGATGGATGTGTTTTGCAGCAATCTGAGCCTTAGAAGCGCCCCAGTCAACCTTCCTCGTGGCGTCCAAATGCTGGACCTTTCTCGTAACCAGGTGCAAAATCTCACCCGGGAAACTCTCGCGTATCACACCGGCTTCCATCATCTGAATCTTCACTCCAACAAGATCCACTTCATCCAGCCGGGACTCTTCAAAGACATGACTGATCTAAAAGTCCTGGATCTGTCCAGGaatcatttgaatgttttctctctctccaaaatCAACATTGGGCCTCTTACAGCTGTAGAGTCACTTGATCTTTCAAGCAATGGGCTATACACAGGAATGTCTGACTATTTCCTGGCTGATTCTCCATCGCTGGCAAACCTCTCTCTCAACAGCAATAGCATCACCAAAATAGCACAAAATACTTTCAGTGGAGCCTTGTCCTTGACAAAAATCAGCCTCCACAATAACGTCATCTTGGAGATTGAAGATGGAGCTTTTGACTCCTTGGATCGTCTGACTGAACTCGATTTGTCCAAGAACTCAATCACGTGCATCACTGACTTCAATCTCTGCAATTTAAAAGTGCTCAATCTCAGCAAGAACAGCATGGAGCTTTTCCAAAGCACGAGATCAACTGATTTGTATAAACTTCTCCGTCTTGATctgagtgaaaacaaaatgctgtaCTTTCCTCTTCTGCCAAGAAAAAACATGCTTGAATACCTGGATGTTTCACGAAACCAACTTCAGAGCATCAACGTCACAGGAAatcctgaaaaaaatacaaacgtATTTTTAAATGACCTGAGATACCTGGACATGAGTTACAACCAACTCAAAAGCATACCAGAGtcctttttttactgtatgGGATCCCTTGAGGTCCTGAATGTGAGCAATAACTGTATCGGCTCGTTTTCTATCACTGATGAACGTCTTCTACAGACAGTGAAAATTATCAATCTCAGCTATAATTCGCTGCAGAGCCTGACATTTGGGGAAAACGCCCTGCAATCGCTGGAAAAGCTCTTCTTACAAGGAAACGACCTCACCACCCTGGACCATCAAATATTTCAAAGACTTCCAAGTATCAAACACCTGCAGCTCCAGCAGAATAATCTGGAAATCTGTGCCTTGGACCAAAACCATCGGGGTCCTCCAGATTGTGTCTCCTTTTCTTCCATACCAAACTTGCAGTTCCTGTACCTCTCTGAAAACAATCTGAGGACTCTGCCTGCGAACGCATTTGCCAACACCCCTCTGAAGTTACTGGACTTGTCCCTGAACCCTGGCTTAGACATGGACAAAGACTCCCTCTCTGGTCTCGAGTATTCCCTGGTTCACCTCCTCCTGAGGGAAAACAACATTTCCAGTCTAAACACAGACCTCTCCTCGCTGAGGAGTCTCAAAGATGTAGACCTGTCCACCAACCACCTGACCATTCTACCTATGTGGATCAAAGAGTCCTCCATTGAGTCGCTAAACCTGCAGAACAACAACCTGGTCACCCTGGAGTACAGCACCATGCTCGCTCTGGAGCACTCACTAAAAACCCTCTACATGGGCTCCAAccctctgagctgctgcagcaacCTCGGCTTCCTCCACATGGTCCAGCACTCAGCCGTGGTCGTCCCCGACATCGAGACTGTGACCTGCGTTCACGAGGAATATTCAGAACCGGTCAACATCGAGAAGGTGACCCAGGAAATGTGTCATAGATCAGGCATCCATAACTATATTATCGTTGTTGTAGTGATAGCGTTACTTGTGATGATCTTGCTGGGGCTGCTGGTTAGATGTTGCCACACAAGGAAACGAAAGCACAACCGAAGCTTTAGCGCGTAA
- the lrrc32 gene encoding transforming growth factor beta activator LRRC32 isoform X2, with amino-acid sequence MDLVLGSLGLDCGTRCCSLDTMAAFQLLFPLLASCVAASSPPSRHLPPCQVVQMDVFCSNLSLRSAPVNLPRGVQMLDLSRNQVQNLTRETLAYHTGFHHLNLHSNKIHFIQPGLFKDMTDLKVLDLSRNHLNVFSLSKINIGPLTAVESLDLSSNGLYTGMSDYFLADSPSLANLSLNSNSITKIAQNTFSGALSLTKISLHNNVILEIEDGAFDSLDRLTELDLSKNSITCITDFNLCNLKVLNLSKNSMELFQSTRSTDLYKLLRLDLSENKMLYFPLLPRKNMLEYLDVSRNQLQSINVTGNPEKNTNVFLNDLRYLDMSYNQLKSIPESFFYCMGSLEVLNVSNNCIGSFSITDERLLQTVKIINLSYNSLQSLTFGENALQSLEKLFLQGNDLTTLDHQIFQRLPSIKHLQLQQNNLEICALDQNHRGPPDCVSFSSIPNLQFLYLSENNLRTLPANAFANTPLKLLDLSLNPGLDMDKDSLSGLEYSLVHLLLRENNISSLNTDLSSLRSLKDVDLSTNHLTILPMWIKESSIESLNLQNNNLVTLEYSTMLALEHSLKTLYMGSNPLSCCSNLGFLHMVQHSAVVVPDIETVTCVHEEYSEPVNIEKVTQEMCHRSGIHNYIIVVVVIALLVMILLGLLVRCCHTRKRKHNRSFSA; translated from the exons ATGGATTTGGTTTTGGGAAGCCTTGGACTGGACTGTGGGACCAGATGCTGCTCGTTGGA CACCATGGCCGCTTTCCAGCTGCTCTTCCCGCTGTTGGCCAGCTGCGTGGCGgcatcctctcctccttcccgCCACCTCCCTCCATGCCAAGTT GTCCAGATGGATGTGTTTTGCAGCAATCTGAGCCTTAGAAGCGCCCCAGTCAACCTTCCTCGTGGCGTCCAAATGCTGGACCTTTCTCGTAACCAGGTGCAAAATCTCACCCGGGAAACTCTCGCGTATCACACCGGCTTCCATCATCTGAATCTTCACTCCAACAAGATCCACTTCATCCAGCCGGGACTCTTCAAAGACATGACTGATCTAAAAGTCCTGGATCTGTCCAGGaatcatttgaatgttttctctctctccaaaatCAACATTGGGCCTCTTACAGCTGTAGAGTCACTTGATCTTTCAAGCAATGGGCTATACACAGGAATGTCTGACTATTTCCTGGCTGATTCTCCATCGCTGGCAAACCTCTCTCTCAACAGCAATAGCATCACCAAAATAGCACAAAATACTTTCAGTGGAGCCTTGTCCTTGACAAAAATCAGCCTCCACAATAACGTCATCTTGGAGATTGAAGATGGAGCTTTTGACTCCTTGGATCGTCTGACTGAACTCGATTTGTCCAAGAACTCAATCACGTGCATCACTGACTTCAATCTCTGCAATTTAAAAGTGCTCAATCTCAGCAAGAACAGCATGGAGCTTTTCCAAAGCACGAGATCAACTGATTTGTATAAACTTCTCCGTCTTGATctgagtgaaaacaaaatgctgtaCTTTCCTCTTCTGCCAAGAAAAAACATGCTTGAATACCTGGATGTTTCACGAAACCAACTTCAGAGCATCAACGTCACAGGAAatcctgaaaaaaatacaaacgtATTTTTAAATGACCTGAGATACCTGGACATGAGTTACAACCAACTCAAAAGCATACCAGAGtcctttttttactgtatgGGATCCCTTGAGGTCCTGAATGTGAGCAATAACTGTATCGGCTCGTTTTCTATCACTGATGAACGTCTTCTACAGACAGTGAAAATTATCAATCTCAGCTATAATTCGCTGCAGAGCCTGACATTTGGGGAAAACGCCCTGCAATCGCTGGAAAAGCTCTTCTTACAAGGAAACGACCTCACCACCCTGGACCATCAAATATTTCAAAGACTTCCAAGTATCAAACACCTGCAGCTCCAGCAGAATAATCTGGAAATCTGTGCCTTGGACCAAAACCATCGGGGTCCTCCAGATTGTGTCTCCTTTTCTTCCATACCAAACTTGCAGTTCCTGTACCTCTCTGAAAACAATCTGAGGACTCTGCCTGCGAACGCATTTGCCAACACCCCTCTGAAGTTACTGGACTTGTCCCTGAACCCTGGCTTAGACATGGACAAAGACTCCCTCTCTGGTCTCGAGTATTCCCTGGTTCACCTCCTCCTGAGGGAAAACAACATTTCCAGTCTAAACACAGACCTCTCCTCGCTGAGGAGTCTCAAAGATGTAGACCTGTCCACCAACCACCTGACCATTCTACCTATGTGGATCAAAGAGTCCTCCATTGAGTCGCTAAACCTGCAGAACAACAACCTGGTCACCCTGGAGTACAGCACCATGCTCGCTCTGGAGCACTCACTAAAAACCCTCTACATGGGCTCCAAccctctgagctgctgcagcaacCTCGGCTTCCTCCACATGGTCCAGCACTCAGCCGTGGTCGTCCCCGACATCGAGACTGTGACCTGCGTTCACGAGGAATATTCAGAACCGGTCAACATCGAGAAGGTGACCCAGGAAATGTGTCATAGATCAGGCATCCATAACTATATTATCGTTGTTGTAGTGATAGCGTTACTTGTGATGATCTTGCTGGGGCTGCTGGTTAGATGTTGCCACACAAGGAAACGAAAGCACAACCGAAGCTTTAGCGCGTAA
- the lrrc32 gene encoding transforming growth factor beta activator LRRC32 isoform X3 has protein sequence MAAFQLLFPLLASCVAASSPPSRHLPPCQVVQMDVFCSNLSLRSAPVNLPRGVQMLDLSRNQVQNLTRETLAYHTGFHHLNLHSNKIHFIQPGLFKDMTDLKVLDLSRNHLNVFSLSKINIGPLTAVESLDLSSNGLYTGMSDYFLADSPSLANLSLNSNSITKIAQNTFSGALSLTKISLHNNVILEIEDGAFDSLDRLTELDLSKNSITCITDFNLCNLKVLNLSKNSMELFQSTRSTDLYKLLRLDLSENKMLYFPLLPRKNMLEYLDVSRNQLQSINVTGNPEKNTNVFLNDLRYLDMSYNQLKSIPESFFYCMGSLEVLNVSNNCIGSFSITDERLLQTVKIINLSYNSLQSLTFGENALQSLEKLFLQGNDLTTLDHQIFQRLPSIKHLQLQQNNLEICALDQNHRGPPDCVSFSSIPNLQFLYLSENNLRTLPANAFANTPLKLLDLSLNPGLDMDKDSLSGLEYSLVHLLLRENNISSLNTDLSSLRSLKDVDLSTNHLTILPMWIKESSIESLNLQNNNLVTLEYSTMLALEHSLKTLYMGSNPLSCCSNLGFLHMVQHSAVVVPDIETVTCVHEEYSEPVNIEKVTQEMCHRSGIHNYIIVVVVIALLVMILLGLLVRCCHTRKRKHNRSFSA, from the exons ATGGCCGCTTTCCAGCTGCTCTTCCCGCTGTTGGCCAGCTGCGTGGCGgcatcctctcctccttcccgCCACCTCCCTCCATGCCAAGTT GTCCAGATGGATGTGTTTTGCAGCAATCTGAGCCTTAGAAGCGCCCCAGTCAACCTTCCTCGTGGCGTCCAAATGCTGGACCTTTCTCGTAACCAGGTGCAAAATCTCACCCGGGAAACTCTCGCGTATCACACCGGCTTCCATCATCTGAATCTTCACTCCAACAAGATCCACTTCATCCAGCCGGGACTCTTCAAAGACATGACTGATCTAAAAGTCCTGGATCTGTCCAGGaatcatttgaatgttttctctctctccaaaatCAACATTGGGCCTCTTACAGCTGTAGAGTCACTTGATCTTTCAAGCAATGGGCTATACACAGGAATGTCTGACTATTTCCTGGCTGATTCTCCATCGCTGGCAAACCTCTCTCTCAACAGCAATAGCATCACCAAAATAGCACAAAATACTTTCAGTGGAGCCTTGTCCTTGACAAAAATCAGCCTCCACAATAACGTCATCTTGGAGATTGAAGATGGAGCTTTTGACTCCTTGGATCGTCTGACTGAACTCGATTTGTCCAAGAACTCAATCACGTGCATCACTGACTTCAATCTCTGCAATTTAAAAGTGCTCAATCTCAGCAAGAACAGCATGGAGCTTTTCCAAAGCACGAGATCAACTGATTTGTATAAACTTCTCCGTCTTGATctgagtgaaaacaaaatgctgtaCTTTCCTCTTCTGCCAAGAAAAAACATGCTTGAATACCTGGATGTTTCACGAAACCAACTTCAGAGCATCAACGTCACAGGAAatcctgaaaaaaatacaaacgtATTTTTAAATGACCTGAGATACCTGGACATGAGTTACAACCAACTCAAAAGCATACCAGAGtcctttttttactgtatgGGATCCCTTGAGGTCCTGAATGTGAGCAATAACTGTATCGGCTCGTTTTCTATCACTGATGAACGTCTTCTACAGACAGTGAAAATTATCAATCTCAGCTATAATTCGCTGCAGAGCCTGACATTTGGGGAAAACGCCCTGCAATCGCTGGAAAAGCTCTTCTTACAAGGAAACGACCTCACCACCCTGGACCATCAAATATTTCAAAGACTTCCAAGTATCAAACACCTGCAGCTCCAGCAGAATAATCTGGAAATCTGTGCCTTGGACCAAAACCATCGGGGTCCTCCAGATTGTGTCTCCTTTTCTTCCATACCAAACTTGCAGTTCCTGTACCTCTCTGAAAACAATCTGAGGACTCTGCCTGCGAACGCATTTGCCAACACCCCTCTGAAGTTACTGGACTTGTCCCTGAACCCTGGCTTAGACATGGACAAAGACTCCCTCTCTGGTCTCGAGTATTCCCTGGTTCACCTCCTCCTGAGGGAAAACAACATTTCCAGTCTAAACACAGACCTCTCCTCGCTGAGGAGTCTCAAAGATGTAGACCTGTCCACCAACCACCTGACCATTCTACCTATGTGGATCAAAGAGTCCTCCATTGAGTCGCTAAACCTGCAGAACAACAACCTGGTCACCCTGGAGTACAGCACCATGCTCGCTCTGGAGCACTCACTAAAAACCCTCTACATGGGCTCCAAccctctgagctgctgcagcaacCTCGGCTTCCTCCACATGGTCCAGCACTCAGCCGTGGTCGTCCCCGACATCGAGACTGTGACCTGCGTTCACGAGGAATATTCAGAACCGGTCAACATCGAGAAGGTGACCCAGGAAATGTGTCATAGATCAGGCATCCATAACTATATTATCGTTGTTGTAGTGATAGCGTTACTTGTGATGATCTTGCTGGGGCTGCTGGTTAGATGTTGCCACACAAGGAAACGAAAGCACAACCGAAGCTTTAGCGCGTAA